A single genomic interval of Methylocystis sp. IM3 harbors:
- a CDS encoding elongation factor G, translated as MGESTSSHEARARGPRLIALAGPFQCGKTTLLEAILSHAGAIPRQGAVADGASLGDASPEARAHRMSVESNIATVDYMGDRYSFIDLPGSVEFAHEARNILPVVDAAIVVCEADERKIPALQLTLRQLEELGVPHLLFLNKIDAATIDVRQALGVLQPASRTPLLLRQIPIWNNGVAVGFIDLALERAYVYREHAPSEVIEIPKGEAATEKEARYSMLERLADYDDALMEELISDIEPPRDQVFDDLTKELRAGLVAPVFIGSAERGAGVTRLLKALRHEAPGVADMRARLGVAENGPPLARILRTIHTPHGGKLSVARVLRGVFSDGQTVTSPNGEDRLSGLSRLLGPNLTKVSEAKEGDVVALGRLEHAQTGETVVADGRAESAALTTRARVPEPVHAIALSVKDRKDEMRLAAAMAKLVEEDPSLVFVHDQEMSQIKLYGQGEMHLRVALERLQSRFGVAVDVAKPTVAYRETIRHKVTVRGRHKKQSGGHGQFGDVVLEVAPRGRGEGFAFSERVHGGAVPKQYFSSVEAGCQDAMIHGPLGFPVVDVEAVLTDGSYHTVDSSDMAFRTAARIGMSEALGKAEPILLEPVLAVDIFVPSDAMSRATGLVSGRRGQIMGFGPREGWEGWDRLEALIPEAEMDNLIVELRSATAGAGFFQARFDHLAEVVGKQARDIVAAHVGHPARAAAG; from the coding sequence ATGGGCGAGTCGACCTCTTCCCACGAAGCGAGAGCGCGGGGACCCCGGCTGATCGCGCTGGCCGGTCCCTTCCAATGCGGCAAGACAACTCTACTGGAAGCCATTTTGTCCCATGCGGGGGCGATCCCGCGTCAGGGCGCCGTGGCCGACGGCGCGAGCCTCGGCGACGCGAGCCCGGAGGCGCGCGCCCACAGGATGAGCGTCGAGTCCAATATCGCGACCGTCGACTACATGGGCGACCGATATAGTTTCATCGATCTTCCCGGCTCGGTCGAATTCGCCCATGAGGCGCGCAACATCCTTCCCGTCGTCGACGCTGCGATCGTGGTGTGCGAGGCCGACGAGCGCAAGATTCCTGCGCTGCAACTGACGCTGCGCCAGCTCGAGGAGCTCGGCGTTCCGCATCTTCTCTTTCTCAACAAGATCGACGCCGCGACGATCGACGTGCGCCAGGCGCTCGGCGTCCTGCAGCCCGCGTCGCGCACGCCGCTGCTCCTGCGTCAGATCCCCATCTGGAACAATGGCGTCGCCGTCGGCTTCATCGATCTGGCGCTCGAGCGCGCCTATGTCTATCGCGAACACGCGCCCTCGGAGGTGATCGAGATTCCGAAAGGCGAGGCGGCGACGGAAAAGGAAGCCCGCTACTCCATGCTGGAGCGCCTCGCCGATTACGACGACGCGCTGATGGAGGAGCTCATCTCCGACATCGAGCCGCCGCGCGATCAGGTCTTCGACGATTTGACGAAAGAGCTGCGCGCGGGGCTCGTGGCGCCGGTCTTCATCGGTTCGGCCGAGCGCGGCGCGGGCGTCACGCGCCTTCTCAAGGCGCTGCGCCACGAAGCGCCGGGCGTCGCCGACATGCGGGCGCGCCTCGGCGTTGCGGAAAACGGACCGCCTCTTGCGCGCATTTTGCGCACGATCCATACGCCGCACGGCGGCAAGCTTTCGGTCGCGCGCGTGCTGCGCGGCGTTTTCTCCGATGGCCAGACGGTGACCTCGCCCAATGGCGAGGACCGCCTGTCGGGACTTTCACGCCTGCTCGGCCCCAATCTGACCAAGGTGAGCGAAGCGAAGGAGGGAGACGTCGTCGCGCTCGGCCGCCTCGAACACGCGCAGACGGGCGAGACGGTGGTCGCCGACGGCCGCGCGGAGAGCGCCGCGCTAACGACGCGCGCGCGCGTTCCGGAGCCCGTGCATGCGATCGCGCTTTCGGTGAAGGACCGCAAGGACGAGATGCGCCTCGCCGCGGCGATGGCGAAGCTCGTCGAGGAGGATCCATCGCTCGTCTTCGTCCACGATCAGGAGATGTCGCAGATCAAGCTTTACGGTCAGGGCGAGATGCATCTGCGCGTGGCGCTGGAGCGTCTGCAATCGCGCTTTGGCGTCGCCGTCGACGTGGCGAAGCCGACCGTCGCTTATCGCGAGACGATCCGCCACAAGGTGACGGTGCGCGGCCGCCACAAGAAGCAGTCGGGCGGGCATGGCCAGTTCGGCGACGTGGTGCTGGAGGTCGCGCCGCGCGGGCGCGGCGAAGGCTTCGCCTTCTCCGAGCGGGTCCATGGCGGCGCGGTGCCCAAGCAGTATTTCTCCTCGGTCGAGGCCGGGTGCCAGGACGCCATGATCCATGGTCCGCTGGGCTTTCCCGTCGTCGATGTGGAGGCCGTGCTGACGGACGGCTCCTATCACACCGTCGATTCCTCGGACATGGCCTTCCGCACCGCGGCGCGCATCGGCATGAGCGAGGCGCTCGGCAAGGCCGAACCCATTCTGCTCGAGCCGGTTCTGGCCGTGGACATCTTCGTGCCGAGCGACGCCATGTCGCGCGCGACGGGGCTCGTCTCGGGGCGGCGCGGGCAGATCATGGGCTTCGGGCCGCGCGAGGGCTGGGAGGGCTGGGACAGGCTGGAGGCCCTCATTCCCGAGGCGGAGATGGACAATCTCATCGTCGAGCTGCGCTCGGCGACGGCCGGCGCGGGCTTCTTCCAGGCGCGCTTCGATCATCTCGCCGAAGTCGTCGGCAAACAGGCCCGCGACATCGTCGCCGCCCACGTCGGTCACCCGGCGCGCGCCGCAGCGGGTTGA
- the rdgB gene encoding RdgB/HAM1 family non-canonical purine NTP pyrophosphatase → MTHRRIAGKLVIATHNPGKLWELQQLLTPHGVDAVSAGELGLAEPEETETTFRGNAALKARAAAMASGLPAFADDSGLCVDALNGAPGVYSARWAGESRDFKAACDLVRRRLEERGAAPPYRANFTCALAIVWPDGHIEEFEGRVDGALVFPPKGDKGFGYDPIFKPDELDKTFGEMMSAEKHALPGDGSRALSHRARAFQAMAKACLD, encoded by the coding sequence ATGACCCACCGCAGGATCGCCGGCAAGCTCGTCATCGCGACGCACAATCCCGGCAAGCTCTGGGAGCTCCAACAATTGCTCACGCCGCATGGCGTCGACGCCGTCTCCGCGGGCGAACTCGGCCTCGCCGAGCCCGAGGAGACGGAGACGACATTTCGCGGAAATGCGGCGCTGAAGGCGCGCGCGGCGGCGATGGCCTCGGGCCTGCCGGCCTTCGCCGACGACTCGGGCCTCTGCGTCGATGCGCTCAATGGCGCGCCGGGCGTCTATTCCGCGCGCTGGGCGGGCGAATCGAGAGACTTCAAGGCGGCCTGCGACCTCGTGCGCCGCCGGCTCGAGGAGCGCGGGGCGGCGCCGCCCTATCGCGCCAATTTCACCTGCGCGCTGGCGATCGTCTGGCCCGACGGCCACATCGAGGAGTTCGAGGGCCGCGTCGACGGCGCGCTCGTGTTTCCGCCCAAGGGCGACAAGGGCTTCGGTTACGATCCGATCTTCAAACCGGACGAGCTCGACAAGACCTTCGGCGAGATGATGTCGGCCGAGAAGCACGCGCTGCCCGGCGACGGCTCGCGCGCCCTGTCGCATCGCGCGCGGGCGTTTCAGGCCATGGCGAAGGCCTGCCTGGACTGA
- a CDS encoding methylated-DNA--[protein]-cysteine S-methyltransferase: MIRFAVRRCSLGLALVATNEKGVCAILLGDEEEALREELRRRFPRAQLTETEQDQEGFVAAALALLDAPASRPEFPFDARGTEFQRRVWAALRDIPPGETASYAEIARRIGAPTATRAVAGACGANPIAVAIPCHRILRSDGQLSGYRWGVARKRALLARERRAPEA, translated from the coding sequence ATGATCCGCTTTGCAGTGCGCCGATGCAGCCTCGGCCTCGCGCTCGTCGCGACGAATGAGAAGGGCGTCTGCGCCATCCTGCTCGGCGACGAAGAAGAGGCGCTGCGGGAGGAACTGCGCCGCCGCTTTCCAAGAGCCCAGCTTACGGAAACGGAGCAGGATCAAGAGGGCTTCGTCGCCGCCGCGCTCGCCCTTCTGGACGCGCCGGCCTCGCGCCCCGAATTTCCGTTCGATGCGCGCGGCACCGAGTTTCAGCGTCGCGTCTGGGCGGCGCTGCGCGACATTCCGCCGGGCGAGACGGCGAGCTATGCGGAGATCGCCCGGCGCATCGGCGCGCCGACGGCGACGCGCGCCGTCGCCGGCGCCTGCGGCGCCAATCCGATCGCCGTCGCCATCCCCTGCCATCGCATCCTGCGCAGCGACGGCCAGCTTTCGGGCTATCGCTGGGGCGTCGCCCGCAAGCGCGCGCTGCTGGCGCGCGAAAGGCGCGCGCCAGAGGCCTGA
- a CDS encoding acetyl-CoA C-acetyltransferase: MTTDIVIVSAARTAVGSFNGALGAVPAHELGAAAVKAALERAGVEPGSVDEVILGQVLTAAQGQNAARQAAIKAGIPDSATAFGINQVCGSGLRAVALAAQQIQAGDASIVVAGGQESMSLSTHAAQLRTGTKMGDVKFIDTMIMDGLTDAFNNYHMGITAENVARKWQITREEQDAFAVASQNKAEAAQKAGKFKDEIVPYTISTRKGDIVVDADEYIKHGVTLEGVSKLKPAFIKDGTVTAANASGINDGGAALVVMSAAEAKKRGLTPLARIASWATAGVDPSVMGSGPIPASRKALEKAGWKVSDLDLVEANEAFAAQAIAVNKDMGWNTDIVNVNGGAIAIGHPIGASGARILVTLLHEMGRRNAKKGLATLCIGGGMGIALTVER, translated from the coding sequence ATGACGACCGATATCGTGATCGTTTCCGCGGCGCGCACCGCCGTCGGATCGTTCAACGGAGCCCTTGGCGCGGTTCCGGCCCACGAGCTCGGCGCCGCTGCTGTCAAGGCCGCTCTAGAGCGCGCCGGGGTCGAGCCCGGTTCTGTCGATGAAGTCATCCTCGGCCAGGTGCTGACCGCCGCCCAGGGCCAGAACGCGGCGCGCCAGGCGGCGATCAAGGCCGGCATTCCCGATAGCGCCACCGCCTTCGGCATCAATCAGGTCTGCGGTTCGGGCCTGCGCGCCGTGGCGCTCGCCGCCCAGCAGATCCAGGCGGGCGACGCGTCGATCGTCGTCGCCGGCGGACAGGAGTCCATGTCGCTCTCGACCCATGCCGCGCAGCTTCGCACCGGCACCAAGATGGGCGACGTGAAGTTCATCGACACGATGATCATGGACGGGCTGACCGACGCCTTCAACAATTACCACATGGGCATCACGGCCGAGAACGTCGCCCGGAAGTGGCAGATCACCCGCGAGGAGCAGGACGCCTTCGCCGTCGCGTCGCAGAACAAGGCCGAGGCCGCCCAGAAGGCCGGCAAATTCAAGGACGAGATCGTCCCTTACACCATCTCCACTCGCAAGGGCGACATCGTCGTCGACGCGGACGAATACATCAAGCACGGCGTGACGCTCGAAGGCGTCTCCAAGCTCAAGCCCGCCTTCATCAAGGATGGGACGGTGACGGCCGCCAACGCCTCCGGCATCAATGACGGCGGCGCGGCGCTCGTCGTGATGAGCGCGGCCGAGGCCAAGAAGCGCGGCCTCACGCCGCTCGCCCGCATCGCGTCCTGGGCGACCGCCGGCGTCGATCCGTCCGTGATGGGCTCCGGCCCGATTCCCGCCTCGCGCAAGGCGCTGGAGAAGGCCGGCTGGAAGGTCTCCGACCTCGACCTCGTCGAGGCCAACGAAGCCTTTGCGGCCCAGGCCATCGCGGTCAACAAGGACATGGGCTGGAACACCGACATTGTGAACGTCAATGGCGGCGCCATCGCCATCGGCCATCCGATCGGCGCCTCCGGCGCGCGCATCCTCGTGACCCTGCTGCACGAAATGGGCCGCCGCAACGCGAAGAAGGGCCTCGCCACGCTCTGCATCGGCGGCGGCATGGGCATTGCGCTCACCGTGGAGCGCTGA
- a CDS encoding DUF779 domain-containing protein, with protein MRVTATEAALDFVARLRAEHGDILFHQSGGCCDGSAPMCYPRGDFLTGDNDVLLGEIGGAPFYIGAAQFDYWKHTQLIIDVVPGQGGMFSLDNGTGRRFLTRSRLFDDAELAELTT; from the coding sequence ATGCGCGTAACAGCGACGGAAGCCGCCCTCGACTTCGTCGCGCGTCTGCGCGCCGAGCATGGCGACATCCTCTTTCACCAGTCAGGGGGCTGCTGCGACGGCTCGGCGCCCATGTGCTATCCGCGTGGCGACTTTCTCACGGGCGACAACGACGTGCTGCTCGGCGAGATCGGCGGCGCGCCCTTCTACATTGGCGCGGCGCAGTTCGATTACTGGAAACACACCCAGCTCATCATCGACGTGGTGCCGGGACAGGGCGGCATGTTCTCGCTCGACAATGGCACGGGCAGGCGCTTCCTCACGCGCTCGCGTCTCTTCGACGATGCCGAACTCGCGGAGCTTACGACATGA
- the phbB gene encoding acetoacetyl-CoA reductase — protein sequence MARTAVVTGGTRGIGEAISKALKAAGYTVAATYAGNDEAANKFKADTGIPVYKFDVSNYDACTAGLAQIEKDLGPVDILVNNAGITKDGFFHKMTLEQWNAVIGTNLNSLFNVTRPVINGMRERGFGRIIVISSINGQKGQAGQTNYSASKAGDIGFVKALAQESAGKGVTVNAIAPGYIATDMVKAVDPEILKKNVISHIAVGRLGEPEEIARAVVFLAADDAGFITGSTLTINGGQYLT from the coding sequence GTGGCCAGAACAGCAGTTGTGACGGGCGGCACGCGCGGCATCGGCGAAGCGATTTCCAAGGCGCTCAAAGCGGCGGGCTACACTGTCGCCGCGACCTATGCGGGCAACGACGAGGCCGCCAACAAGTTCAAGGCGGATACGGGCATTCCGGTTTATAAATTCGACGTTTCCAATTACGACGCCTGCACCGCCGGCCTCGCGCAGATCGAGAAGGATCTGGGTCCGGTCGATATTCTCGTCAACAACGCGGGTATCACCAAGGACGGCTTCTTCCACAAGATGACGCTGGAGCAGTGGAACGCCGTCATCGGCACCAATCTCAACTCGCTCTTCAACGTCACGCGCCCGGTGATCAACGGCATGCGCGAGCGCGGCTTCGGCCGCATCATCGTCATCTCGTCGATCAACGGCCAGAAGGGCCAGGCGGGCCAGACGAACTACTCCGCCTCCAAGGCCGGCGACATCGGCTTCGTGAAGGCGCTGGCGCAGGAAAGCGCCGGCAAGGGCGTCACCGTCAATGCGATCGCGCCGGGCTATATCGCGACCGACATGGTCAAGGCCGTCGATCCCGAAATCCTGAAGAAGAACGTCATTTCCCACATCGCGGTCGGCCGCCTCGGCGAGCCGGAGGAAATCGCGCGCGCCGTGGTCTTCCTGGCGGCGGATGACGCCGGCTTCATCACCGGCTCGACGCTCACCATCAATGGCGGCCAGTATCTGACCTAG
- the rph gene encoding ribonuclease PH — translation MRPSKRAPDEMRSVSFERGVARYAEGSCLVKFGNTHVLCAASLEDKPPPWLRGQGRGWVTAEYSMLPRATHTRTRRESSAGKLTGRTQEIQRLIGRSLRAVTNLPAIGERQIVLDCDVIQADGGTRTASITGAWLALRDCFEWMRSRSIIKENPLRDHVAAVSCGIFNGTPVIDLDYAEDSTAQTDANFVITGSGGLVEIQATAEVAVFSQDELGAMLAMAQKGVADLVALQRAALEAK, via the coding sequence ATGCGTCCCAGCAAGCGCGCGCCCGACGAGATGCGCTCCGTGAGCTTCGAGCGCGGCGTGGCCCGTTACGCCGAAGGCTCCTGTCTCGTGAAATTCGGCAATACGCATGTTTTGTGCGCCGCATCGCTGGAGGACAAGCCGCCGCCGTGGCTGCGCGGCCAGGGCCGCGGCTGGGTGACCGCGGAATATTCCATGCTGCCGCGCGCCACCCACACGCGCACGCGCCGCGAATCTTCCGCCGGCAAGCTCACCGGACGCACGCAGGAGATCCAGCGCCTCATCGGCCGCAGCCTGCGCGCCGTGACCAATCTCCCCGCGATCGGCGAGCGTCAGATCGTGCTCGATTGCGATGTGATTCAGGCCGACGGCGGCACGCGCACGGCGTCGATCACCGGCGCGTGGCTCGCGCTGCGCGACTGTTTCGAATGGATGCGGTCGCGCTCGATCATCAAGGAAAATCCGCTGCGCGATCACGTCGCGGCCGTCTCCTGCGGCATTTTCAACGGAACGCCGGTGATCGATCTCGATTACGCCGAGGACTCCACCGCGCAGACCGACGCCAATTTCGTCATCACCGGATCCGGCGGCCTCGTCGAGATTCAGGCCACGGCCGAAGTCGCGGTTTTCTCGCAGGACGAACTCGGCGCCATGCTCGCGATGGCGCAAAAGGGCGTCGCCGATCTCGTTGCGCTGCAACGGGCGGCGCTGGAGGCGAAATGA
- the flgG gene encoding flagellar basal-body rod protein FlgG — MRALAIAATGMSAQQQNIEVISHNIANINTTGFKRARAEFTDLLYQTERLQGVSNRGRDATVPQGSQFGLGVRTAAVRSLQQQGAMSNTGNPYDLSLNGRGWFQILGADNETVYTRAGSFSTNANGELVTVDGYQLSPTITAPNNALSVSISQTGVVSAMIAGQTNPQQLGQITIATFPNDAGLEALGGNLFRQTAASGQPIVGVPGDPGFGVVNQGYLESSNVDPVKELVNLIAAQRAFELNSKVIQAADEMAGTISKGIR, encoded by the coding sequence TTGAGAGCACTCGCCATCGCTGCGACGGGCATGAGCGCGCAGCAGCAAAACATCGAAGTCATTTCCCACAACATCGCCAACATCAACACAACGGGCTTCAAGCGCGCGCGCGCCGAATTCACCGATCTGCTCTATCAGACGGAACGTCTCCAGGGCGTCTCCAACCGCGGCCGCGACGCCACCGTGCCGCAGGGCTCGCAGTTCGGCCTCGGCGTGCGCACCGCCGCCGTGCGCAGCCTGCAACAGCAGGGCGCCATGAGCAACACCGGCAATCCGTACGATCTGAGCCTCAACGGGCGCGGCTGGTTTCAGATCCTCGGCGCCGACAACGAGACCGTCTATACGCGCGCCGGCTCCTTCAGCACCAACGCCAATGGCGAACTCGTCACGGTGGACGGCTATCAGCTTTCCCCGACGATCACGGCGCCAAACAACGCGCTGAGCGTCTCGATCAGCCAGACCGGCGTCGTCTCCGCCATGATCGCGGGACAAACCAATCCGCAGCAGCTTGGCCAGATCACCATCGCGACCTTCCCCAATGACGCGGGTCTCGAGGCGCTCGGCGGCAATCTCTTCCGCCAGACCGCGGCCTCGGGCCAGCCCATCGTCGGCGTGCCCGGCGATCCGGGCTTCGGCGTCGTCAACCAGGGCTATCTCGAAAGCTCCAACGTCGATCCGGTGAAGGAGCTCGTCAATCTCATCGCGGCGCAGCGCGCTTTCGAACTCAACTCGAAGGTCATTCAGGCCGCCGATGAAATGGCCGGCACGATTTCGAAAGGCATCAGATGA
- a CDS encoding flagellar basal body protein, which translates to MASFDHVRPNMEPVYLFKLIDQQKSWLSTRQSLVAQNVANANTPGYKALDTLPFERVMERSALEMAGSSPLHMRPSPSEAMAAAAKPAETWETTISGNTVSPEQEMIKAGEIRGAFTLDTNLMRSFHTMWMSVARP; encoded by the coding sequence TTGGCCTCATTCGATCATGTGAGGCCGAATATGGAGCCAGTGTATCTCTTCAAACTCATTGACCAGCAGAAGAGCTGGCTGTCGACCCGGCAGTCGCTCGTCGCGCAGAATGTCGCCAACGCCAATACGCCCGGCTACAAGGCGCTCGACACATTGCCCTTCGAGCGCGTGATGGAGCGCAGCGCGCTCGAAATGGCGGGCTCCTCTCCCCTGCACATGCGTCCCTCCCCGAGCGAAGCCATGGCCGCCGCGGCGAAGCCCGCGGAGACCTGGGAGACGACGATCTCCGGCAACACCGTCTCTCCCGAGCAGGAGATGATCAAGGCCGGCGAAATCCGCGGCGCCTTCACGCTCGACACCAATCTCATGCGCAGCTTCCACACGATGTGGATGTCGGTGGCGCGGCCATGA
- the phaR gene encoding polyhydroxyalkanoate synthesis repressor PhaR, which yields MATEKKPTVIKKYANRRLYDTGTSTYVTLEDLAGMVKRGEDFVVSDAKTGEDITRPVLTQIIFEQEGKDGQSLLPIAFLRQLIRFYGDSMQMLVPSYLEFSIDKLTKEQQKFRDQLTSALPAGPFAEPTRAAFQAIEEQTRKNMAVFRQALTMFNPFGLPAEGVTGTTGPSLDEREAAPAREGGADVAELKRQLDELNKRIDNLSKQG from the coding sequence ATGGCGACGGAAAAGAAACCTACTGTTATCAAGAAATACGCCAACCGTCGTCTCTACGACACGGGCACCAGCACTTACGTCACCCTCGAGGACCTCGCCGGCATGGTGAAGCGCGGCGAGGATTTCGTCGTCAGCGACGCCAAGACCGGCGAGGACATCACCCGCCCGGTGCTGACCCAGATCATCTTCGAGCAGGAGGGCAAGGACGGCCAGAGCCTGCTGCCGATCGCCTTTCTACGCCAGCTCATCCGCTTTTATGGGGATTCCATGCAGATGCTCGTGCCGAGCTATCTGGAGTTCTCCATCGACAAGCTGACCAAGGAGCAGCAGAAGTTCCGCGACCAGCTCACCTCGGCGCTTCCGGCCGGCCCCTTCGCCGAGCCGACGCGGGCCGCCTTTCAGGCGATCGAGGAGCAGACCCGCAAGAACATGGCCGTGTTTCGTCAGGCGCTGACCATGTTCAACCCCTTCGGCCTGCCGGCGGAAGGCGTGACAGGCACGACCGGCCCTTCGCTCGACGAGCGCGAGGCCGCCCCCGCCCGGGAGGGCGGCGCGGATGTGGCCGAGCTCAAGCGTCAGCTCGACGAGCTCAACAAGCGGATCGACAATTTGTCGAAGCAGGGATAG
- the flgC gene encoding flagellar basal body rod protein FlgC — protein sequence MIDPLDASLKIAASGLAAQSARLRVVSENMANAQSTGKTAGADPYRRKTVSFANELDRANGVNLVKINAIGTDPSPFAIERDPGNPAADANGDVKRPNVNMLLEMGDLREANRAYEADLQIMKQTRDLVAMTVDLLKGA from the coding sequence ATGATCGATCCGCTCGACGCTTCCCTCAAGATCGCCGCCTCCGGCCTCGCCGCCCAGTCCGCGAGACTGCGCGTCGTCTCCGAAAACATGGCGAACGCACAGTCCACGGGAAAAACCGCCGGGGCCGATCCTTACCGGCGCAAGACCGTCTCCTTCGCCAATGAACTCGACCGCGCGAATGGCGTCAATCTCGTGAAGATCAACGCCATCGGGACCGATCCGAGCCCTTTCGCGATCGAGCGCGATCCCGGCAATCCCGCGGCCGACGCCAATGGCGACGTCAAGCGGCCCAATGTGAACATGCTTCTCGAGATGGGCGATCTGCGCGAAGCCAATCGCGCCTATGAGGCCGATCTGCAAATCATGAAACAGACGCGCGACCTCGTCGCGATGACCGTCGATCTTCTGAAAGGCGCCTGA
- the adh gene encoding aldehyde dehydrogenase → MTKHETFAASKPPFEARYGNFINGEWADAKSGRTFDNISPITGRKVCEIARSDKDDIEAALDAAHAARTAWGATSAAERARLLNKIADRMEENLERLAVAETWDNGKPIRETMAADVPLAIDHFRYFAGAVRAQEGGISEIDHDTVAYHFHEPLGVVGQIIPWNFPLLMAAWKLAPALAAGNCVVIKPAEQTPASILVWAQIVGDLLPKGVLNIVNGFGLEAGKPLASSNRIAKIAFTGETTTGRLIMQYASQTLIPVTLELGGKSPNIFFEDVARDDDDFFDKAVEGFVMFALNQGEVCTCPSRALVHEKIYDRFMARALERVAAIKQGNPLDPETMIGAQASSEQLEKILSYIDIGKQEGAKVLEGGERNMLDGDLAGGFYVKPTVLQGHNRMRVFQEEIFGPVVSVTTFKDDEDALQIANDTLYGLGAGVWSRDINRCYRFGRAIQAGRVWTNCYHAYPAHAAFGGYKQSGIGRENHKMMLNHYQQTKNMLVSYSPKKLGFF, encoded by the coding sequence ATGACCAAGCACGAGACTTTCGCCGCCTCGAAACCGCCCTTCGAGGCGCGTTACGGCAATTTCATCAATGGCGAATGGGCGGACGCGAAATCGGGCCGCACCTTCGACAACATCTCGCCCATCACCGGCCGGAAGGTGTGCGAGATTGCGCGCTCCGACAAGGACGACATCGAGGCCGCGCTCGACGCCGCCCATGCCGCCAGGACCGCCTGGGGCGCCACGAGCGCCGCCGAGCGCGCGCGCCTTCTCAACAAGATCGCCGACCGCATGGAGGAAAATCTCGAGCGTCTCGCCGTCGCCGAGACCTGGGACAATGGCAAGCCGATCCGCGAGACCATGGCCGCCGACGTGCCGCTCGCCATCGATCATTTCCGATATTTCGCGGGCGCCGTGCGCGCGCAGGAAGGCGGCATTTCCGAGATCGACCACGACACCGTCGCCTATCATTTCCATGAGCCGCTCGGCGTCGTCGGCCAGATCATTCCATGGAACTTCCCGCTTCTGATGGCGGCCTGGAAACTCGCGCCCGCGCTCGCCGCCGGCAATTGCGTCGTGATCAAGCCCGCCGAGCAGACGCCCGCGAGCATTCTCGTCTGGGCGCAGATCGTCGGCGACCTTCTGCCGAAAGGCGTGCTCAACATCGTCAACGGCTTCGGCCTCGAAGCCGGCAAGCCACTCGCCTCGTCGAACCGCATCGCCAAGATCGCCTTCACCGGCGAGACGACGACGGGCCGACTCATCATGCAATACGCCAGCCAGACGCTCATCCCGGTGACGCTCGAACTCGGCGGCAAATCTCCCAACATCTTCTTCGAGGACGTGGCGCGCGACGACGACGACTTCTTCGACAAGGCGGTCGAGGGCTTCGTGATGTTCGCGCTCAATCAGGGCGAGGTCTGCACCTGCCCGAGCCGCGCGCTCGTCCACGAAAAGATCTACGACCGCTTCATGGCGCGCGCGCTCGAACGGGTTGCGGCGATCAAACAGGGCAACCCGCTCGATCCCGAAACGATGATCGGCGCGCAGGCGTCTTCCGAGCAGCTCGAAAAGATCCTGAGCTACATCGACATCGGCAAGCAGGAAGGCGCAAAGGTGCTCGAGGGCGGCGAGCGCAACATGCTCGACGGCGATCTTGCTGGCGGTTTCTACGTGAAGCCGACTGTCTTGCAGGGCCACAACCGCATGCGCGTCTTCCAGGAGGAGATCTTCGGCCCGGTCGTGTCGGTGACGACGTTCAAGGATGACGAGGACGCCCTGCAGATCGCCAATGACACGCTCTACGGATTGGGCGCCGGAGTGTGGAGCCGCGACATCAATCGCTGCTACCGTTTCGGCCGCGCGATTCAGGCCGGTCGCGTCTGGACCAACTGCTATCACGCCTATCCGGCGCACGCCGCTTTCGGCGGCTACAAGCAATCCGGCATCGGGCGCGAGAATCACAAGATGATGCTCAATCATTACCAGCAGACCAAGAACATGCTGGTGAGCTACAGCCCGAAGAAGCTGGGGTTCTTCTAA
- a CDS encoding flagellar hook-basal body complex protein FliE, which produces MLPLTSIAAAAVGPLAETAATALAQPPRPAATAEAAGASFGEVLQQYAAQTVDSLKTGEAAAIAGVDGKASLQKVVGAVMQAERDLHTAIALRDKAVSAYQEISRMAI; this is translated from the coding sequence ATGCTTCCTCTGACCTCCATCGCGGCCGCCGCTGTCGGCCCGCTCGCGGAAACGGCGGCGACCGCCCTCGCCCAGCCCCCCCGCCCCGCCGCCACGGCCGAGGCCGCCGGCGCCTCCTTCGGCGAGGTGTTGCAGCAATACGCCGCGCAGACCGTCGACTCGCTGAAGACTGGCGAAGCGGCGGCCATCGCCGGCGTCGACGGCAAGGCATCCCTGCAGAAGGTCGTCGGCGCGGTGATGCAGGCCGAGCGCGATCTGCACACGGCGATCGCGCTGCGCGACAAGGCGGTTTCCGCCTATCAGGAAATTAGCCGCATGGCGATCTGA